From a single Paraburkholderia sp. FT54 genomic region:
- the actP gene encoding cation/acetate symporter ActP produces MKPTLHIPLAALCVPACVQAAEGTGSAVHGATLNPIAISMFFLFVCVTLAITRWAARRNTSTRAFYTGAGNITGLQNGLAMAGDFMSAASFLGLSGMVFAFGLDGLIYAISFLAGWPFLMFLLAEPLRNLGKFTFVDVVAHRLQQVPIRLLTSCTSLVVVVFFLIVQMVGAGKLIELLFHLPYWIAEVIVGILMVTYVSFGGMTATTWVQIIKAGLLLFGVTFMAVASLAQFGFSPEAMFTAAIHAHPHSGAIMGPGHLMHEPLNALSLGIAGMLGPAGFPHILMRFFTVRDAAEARKSVFFATGFIGYFYLLTFVIGFSAIALLSQHPEFFKIGSTGQFLLTRDLIGGTNMVAVNLAKAVGGSVFYGFIAAVTFATILAVVAGLTLAGAATVSHDLYSSCIARGKQSDRREMQISRISTVALTMIAVGLGIPFEHVNVAFIVSMGAAIAASANCPVLLCSIFWRGTTTLGAVLGGLLGLVSAVVLTILSKPVWVDVMQHASAPISLDNPSLLSVPLAFAGIFIFSKLDRTARAKKEIAAFDAQEFISQTGISPMEATSH; encoded by the coding sequence ATGAAACCGACATTACACATTCCGCTTGCTGCTCTTTGTGTTCCAGCTTGCGTTCAGGCCGCCGAGGGCACCGGTTCCGCTGTCCACGGAGCGACGCTGAACCCTATCGCCATTTCGATGTTCTTCCTGTTCGTCTGTGTGACTCTCGCAATTACACGCTGGGCCGCCCGTCGAAATACATCGACGCGCGCTTTCTACACAGGCGCTGGCAACATTACAGGCTTACAGAACGGACTCGCTATGGCGGGCGACTTCATGTCCGCTGCGTCCTTCCTGGGTCTTTCCGGCATGGTTTTCGCGTTTGGCCTTGATGGACTCATATACGCCATCAGCTTTCTTGCAGGATGGCCATTCCTCATGTTTCTGCTCGCCGAACCACTGAGAAACCTGGGCAAGTTCACCTTTGTGGACGTGGTTGCACACCGGTTGCAACAGGTGCCAATACGGTTGCTGACCTCGTGTACTTCGCTTGTAGTCGTCGTCTTTTTTCTGATCGTGCAGATGGTTGGCGCGGGCAAGCTAATCGAGTTGCTTTTTCATCTGCCTTACTGGATTGCCGAAGTGATCGTCGGCATATTGATGGTCACGTACGTTTCATTTGGAGGGATGACCGCAACTACATGGGTGCAGATAATCAAGGCTGGGCTCCTTCTTTTTGGCGTAACGTTCATGGCGGTAGCCTCCCTTGCTCAATTTGGTTTCAGTCCAGAGGCGATGTTCACCGCGGCGATTCACGCCCATCCGCACTCGGGAGCAATCATGGGACCAGGGCACCTCATGCACGAGCCACTAAACGCACTATCGCTCGGCATAGCCGGCATGCTCGGTCCAGCGGGATTTCCTCATATCCTGATGCGTTTCTTCACCGTTCGTGACGCGGCCGAAGCGAGAAAATCGGTATTCTTCGCAACGGGCTTTATTGGTTATTTTTACCTGCTCACCTTTGTCATCGGCTTTTCTGCGATCGCCCTTCTCTCCCAACATCCAGAATTTTTCAAAATTGGTTCGACCGGTCAGTTTCTGCTCACCCGGGACCTGATCGGCGGAACAAACATGGTCGCCGTTAACCTGGCCAAGGCAGTCGGAGGAAGTGTCTTTTACGGCTTCATCGCCGCTGTGACTTTTGCGACCATACTCGCCGTGGTAGCGGGTCTGACATTGGCCGGTGCGGCAACCGTCTCGCACGATCTATATTCTTCGTGCATCGCTCGCGGGAAGCAGTCCGATCGCCGCGAGATGCAGATATCGCGCATATCAACTGTCGCACTAACGATGATCGCAGTAGGCTTGGGCATTCCTTTTGAGCACGTGAATGTCGCCTTCATTGTCAGCATGGGGGCAGCGATTGCCGCCAGCGCCAACTGCCCCGTTCTTCTTTGCTCAATATTCTGGCGAGGCACAACCACGCTAGGCGCTGTGCTTGGCGGCCTGCTCGGCCTTGTCTCAGCCGTAGTTTTGACAATACTGTCCAAACCGGTATGGGTTGACGTCATGCAACATGCCAGCGCGCCCATCAGTCTCGACAATCCTTCGCTTCTTTCCGTGCCGCTCGCCTTCGCAGGCATATTTATCTTCTCGAAGCTTGACCGTACTGCTCGCGCAAAAAAGGAGATTGCCGCCTTCGACGCGCAGGAGTTCATCTCGCAGACAGGCATATCACCAATGGAAGCCACCAGCCACTGA
- a CDS encoding SDR family oxidoreductase, translating to MMATSKKAVVVIGAGDATGGAIARRFAREGYVACVTRRHPEKLTPLVEQIRSEGGEAYAFGSDARKEEAMVSLFQEIEANIAPVEAAIFNIGANVKFDITDTTARVYQKVWEMACFAGFLMGREAAKVMLPRERGSIFFTGATASLRGRAGYAAFSGAKHALRALAQSMAKELAPKGLHVAQLIVDGAIDTEFIRENFPDRYKLKEVDGIVNPEHVADTYWMLHQQPRDAWTHELDIRPWMEGW from the coding sequence ATGATGGCAACATCCAAAAAGGCTGTAGTGGTGATCGGGGCCGGCGACGCGACCGGCGGAGCAATCGCACGTCGTTTTGCGCGCGAGGGTTACGTCGCATGCGTGACCCGCAGACATCCGGAGAAGCTCACGCCCCTTGTCGAACAGATTCGCTCGGAAGGCGGTGAGGCGTACGCCTTCGGGTCGGATGCACGAAAAGAAGAAGCAATGGTTTCCCTGTTTCAGGAGATCGAAGCGAACATTGCTCCAGTCGAAGCGGCCATTTTCAACATTGGCGCGAACGTCAAATTCGACATCACGGATACCACTGCCCGCGTGTATCAGAAAGTTTGGGAGATGGCGTGTTTTGCCGGCTTCCTGATGGGCCGGGAAGCGGCAAAAGTGATGTTGCCCCGTGAAAGAGGCTCGATTTTTTTCACTGGCGCCACTGCGAGTTTGCGCGGCCGGGCCGGTTACGCAGCGTTTTCCGGCGCGAAGCACGCGTTGCGCGCGTTGGCTCAGTCGATGGCCAAAGAATTGGCACCTAAAGGATTACATGTTGCACAGTTGATTGTCGACGGCGCCATCGACACCGAATTTATCCGCGAGAACTTCCCCGATCGTTACAAACTCAAGGAAGTCGACGGAATCGTCAATCCCGAACATGTCGCCGACACCTACTGGATGCTGCATCAGCAGCCTCGCGATGCGTGGACGCATGAACTCGACATTCGGCCCTGGATGGAAGGGTGGTGA
- a CDS encoding acetyl-CoA C-acyltransferase → MREAVIVSTARTPLAKSHRGEFNRTHGPTLAAWAVRAAVDRSGVDPSLIEDAILGCGYPEGITGRNIARQTVVRAGLPLSIAGTTINRFCASGLQAIASAAARIVVDGAQAVIAGGVESITAIQTREDADKHLDPWIAEHKPDLYMAMIDTGDIVAKRYGISREAQDQFSLASQQKTMRAQAEGRYKEEIIAVTTTMAVKDRHTGVVTLKEVTIDKDTCNRPDTTFEGLSRLEPVKGPDRFVTAGNSSQLSDGASACVLINAKDAERANIDPLGAFRGMVVAGCEPDEMGIGPTLAVPKLLARHNLKVDDIGLWELNEAFASQAIYCQEKLGIPSERLNVDGGAIALGHPFGMTGARLAGHVLIEGRRRGVKYAVVTMCIAGGMGAAALFEIF, encoded by the coding sequence ATGCGTGAAGCCGTTATTGTTTCCACCGCCCGAACTCCGCTTGCAAAGTCTCACCGTGGAGAGTTCAACCGGACACATGGGCCGACCCTCGCTGCATGGGCCGTTCGAGCAGCTGTAGACCGCTCCGGCGTAGACCCGTCCCTGATCGAAGACGCGATTCTCGGCTGCGGATATCCAGAGGGCATCACCGGGCGCAACATAGCGCGCCAGACTGTCGTGCGGGCAGGCCTCCCTCTATCCATTGCAGGGACAACCATAAACCGCTTTTGCGCCTCGGGACTTCAGGCAATCGCCTCGGCGGCCGCACGTATTGTCGTCGATGGCGCACAGGCCGTGATTGCCGGGGGCGTAGAAAGCATAACCGCAATCCAGACTCGCGAAGACGCCGACAAACACCTCGATCCGTGGATTGCGGAGCATAAGCCTGACCTGTACATGGCCATGATCGATACGGGTGACATCGTCGCAAAGCGCTACGGCATCAGCCGCGAAGCGCAAGACCAATTCTCCCTCGCAAGCCAGCAGAAGACTATGCGGGCGCAGGCTGAAGGCAGATACAAGGAAGAGATAATCGCTGTCACCACCACGATGGCGGTCAAGGATAGACATACGGGCGTCGTCACGCTGAAAGAAGTCACGATCGACAAAGACACATGCAATCGGCCCGACACCACGTTCGAAGGCCTTTCGCGGCTTGAGCCAGTAAAAGGCCCAGATCGATTCGTGACAGCCGGGAACTCGTCTCAATTGTCCGACGGTGCGTCGGCGTGTGTACTGATCAACGCTAAGGATGCCGAACGGGCAAACATTGATCCCCTCGGTGCGTTCAGGGGAATGGTTGTCGCTGGCTGCGAGCCTGATGAAATGGGGATTGGACCGACGCTGGCCGTACCCAAGTTGCTTGCTCGACACAATCTCAAGGTAGATGACATAGGACTTTGGGAATTGAATGAGGCATTTGCATCGCAGGCGATTTATTGCCAGGAGAAACTCGGCATCCCGTCTGAACGCCTCAATGTGGATGGAGGCGCAATTGCCCTAGGCCATCCGTTCGGAATGACAGGAGCACGCCTTGCCGGCCATGTTCTCATTGAAGGACGTAGACGCGGTGTGAAATATGCCGTAGTCACAATGTGTATTGCTGGCGGCATGGGTGCGGCGGCCCTCTTTGAGATCTTTTAA
- a CDS encoding acyl-CoA dehydrogenase family protein, whose product MDLEFSAEENRFRSDVQAFLQGSLPARISNKVRNGIRLTSADLHDWHCILNAKGWLAAHWPIEYGGTGWTPTEKYIFETECALAGAPRIVPFGVNMLAPVVIKYGTEQQKRQWLPRIFDGSDWWCQGYSEPGSGSDLASVRTSAVRQIDSQGEHYIVNGQKTWTTLAHYANKIFCLVRTSSEGRKQEGISFLLIDMESEGVDVRPIITLDGEHEVNEVFFSDVRVPAENLIGEEDKGWTYAKYLLTYERTNIAGVGLSVALLDRLKRIAKSQTLRGRPLIEDPYFAARVARVEIELENMKTTNLRVIASATSGGAPGAESSMLKIKSTEIRQEISSLMRRALGPYALPYIEEALHGDDVLGVGPAGASSVTPLYLNNRKLSIYGGSNEIQKNIISKSILGL is encoded by the coding sequence ATGGACCTCGAATTTAGCGCAGAGGAAAACCGTTTCCGCTCTGACGTGCAAGCTTTCTTGCAAGGCAGTTTGCCTGCGCGTATTTCAAACAAGGTACGCAACGGAATTCGACTGACTAGTGCAGACCTCCACGATTGGCACTGCATCCTGAACGCCAAAGGCTGGCTGGCCGCTCACTGGCCCATCGAATATGGAGGCACCGGCTGGACGCCCACCGAGAAATACATCTTCGAGACCGAATGCGCGCTTGCTGGTGCGCCTCGCATCGTCCCATTTGGGGTGAACATGCTCGCACCGGTTGTTATCAAGTACGGAACAGAACAGCAAAAACGACAATGGCTGCCCAGAATATTCGACGGATCCGACTGGTGGTGTCAAGGCTATTCCGAGCCGGGGTCCGGTTCCGATCTGGCGTCGGTCCGCACAAGCGCAGTACGTCAAATCGACTCCCAGGGCGAACACTACATCGTCAACGGGCAAAAGACATGGACCACTCTTGCGCACTATGCCAACAAGATTTTTTGCCTCGTTCGAACTTCCTCGGAAGGCCGCAAGCAGGAGGGAATCAGTTTTCTTCTGATCGATATGGAGTCGGAAGGTGTAGACGTGCGCCCCATTATCACGCTTGATGGTGAACACGAAGTTAATGAGGTGTTCTTCAGTGACGTAAGAGTTCCCGCCGAAAACCTCATTGGAGAAGAAGACAAAGGCTGGACATACGCCAAGTATCTGCTTACCTACGAACGAACCAATATCGCGGGTGTCGGCCTGTCCGTCGCCCTGCTCGATCGGCTCAAACGGATTGCCAAAAGCCAGACTCTGCGAGGACGTCCTCTCATCGAAGATCCGTATTTCGCTGCTCGTGTCGCGCGCGTCGAGATCGAACTTGAAAACATGAAGACCACCAATCTTCGCGTTATTGCCTCAGCGACGTCCGGCGGCGCCCCGGGTGCGGAGAGTTCAATGCTAAAAATCAAAAGCACCGAAATACGACAGGAGATCTCTTCGCTGATGCGCAGGGCTTTGGGTCCGTACGCGCTCCCCTATATTGAGGAGGCATTGCACGGCGACGACGTTTTGGGTGTCGGTCCTGCCGGCGCATCCTCCGTCACCCCGCTATACCTGAACAATCGCAAACTCTCGATCTATGGCGGCTCGAATGAGATTCAGAAGAACATTATTTCCAAATCCATTCTTGGGCTCTGA
- a CDS encoding DUF485 domain-containing protein, producing MQQILIDAIRKSGDYRALVRAKRRFSFTFAGLMTLTYYGFIVLVAAAPRFLARPIYHGASTSIGIVAGVIVIVTAVSLTGWYALVVTRVLDPSMKRVLQKSSGAHAE from the coding sequence ATGCAACAGATCCTAATAGACGCAATACGGAAAAGTGGAGACTATCGGGCGCTTGTGAGAGCCAAGCGCCGCTTTAGCTTCACCTTTGCTGGACTGATGACACTGACTTATTACGGATTCATCGTTCTCGTGGCCGCTGCGCCTCGCTTTTTAGCACGGCCGATCTACCACGGCGCTTCCACCAGCATCGGCATCGTTGCCGGTGTAATCGTCATTGTGACTGCTGTCAGTCTGACCGGATGGTACGCGCTTGTCGTGACTCGCGTCCTCGACCCCAGTATGAAACGCGTCTTGCAGAAATCCAGCGGAGCGCACGCAGAATGA
- a CDS encoding acyl-CoA dehydrogenase family protein: MKFEHTEDRRMLADSLNRLLSTRRPPGTHAPNDHGLDEHNRRLWDSLNSLGVVSALFDEQSGGYGGHGFDIAVVFECLGRGLVSGPLPGTLLFGKAIEFAASETQKAKYLPSLIEGTTVAAAALDEAGAHYDLATVRTTATAVPGGWILNGHKAVVPYGDIANVLLVPARTSGSDQDTDGISLFIVPADAANLHKISYSNIDASRASEIRFSNVVLGPDSLIGQAGEGLRILEHAVGYGVLALCAEAVGAMEFVKEQTLDYLRTRKQFGAPIGSFQALQHRMADVLLEIEQARSAVINAAAAVQDEGPRRERALSAAKLTVGRTGTFVAEEAIQLHGGIGMTWELAMSHYAKRLVMIDHQLGDEDHHLRRYIALEARV; this comes from the coding sequence ATGAAATTTGAGCATACCGAAGATCGCCGGATGCTGGCCGACAGCCTGAATCGACTCTTGTCGACCCGCCGGCCACCCGGTACACACGCGCCAAACGATCACGGACTCGATGAACATAATCGTCGGCTATGGGACAGTCTGAACAGCCTCGGCGTGGTTTCAGCTCTATTTGACGAGCAGTCTGGAGGCTATGGCGGTCACGGCTTCGACATTGCCGTTGTCTTTGAGTGTCTTGGCCGAGGGCTGGTATCTGGCCCGTTGCCTGGCACGCTGCTATTCGGCAAGGCTATCGAGTTCGCAGCTTCAGAGACACAGAAAGCTAAATACCTGCCCAGTCTGATCGAGGGCACGACGGTCGCTGCTGCTGCGCTCGATGAAGCGGGTGCCCACTATGACCTGGCGACTGTACGCACAACGGCGACCGCGGTACCGGGAGGTTGGATACTGAACGGCCACAAGGCAGTTGTACCGTATGGAGATATCGCCAATGTCTTGCTCGTTCCGGCGCGTACTTCTGGATCGGATCAGGACACCGACGGCATTTCGCTATTCATTGTCCCGGCCGACGCGGCAAACCTGCACAAAATCTCGTACTCGAATATTGATGCCAGTCGGGCTTCCGAGATTCGCTTCTCCAATGTTGTTCTTGGCCCGGACTCACTCATCGGCCAAGCTGGCGAAGGCCTTCGGATACTTGAACATGCTGTCGGCTACGGCGTCCTCGCATTGTGCGCAGAAGCCGTGGGAGCAATGGAGTTCGTGAAGGAGCAAACGCTCGACTATTTGCGCACGCGCAAGCAGTTTGGCGCACCGATCGGCAGTTTTCAGGCTCTACAGCACAGAATGGCCGACGTCCTCCTCGAGATTGAACAGGCTCGTTCCGCAGTAATCAATGCCGCGGCAGCAGTCCAGGACGAAGGTCCACGACGTGAACGGGCGCTCTCAGCCGCGAAGCTAACCGTTGGGCGCACGGGGACGTTTGTCGCTGAAGAGGCAATCCAGTTGCACGGCGGCATCGGCATGACCTGGGAACTCGCCATGTCCCACTACGCAAAGCGCCTTGTGATGATCGATCATCAACTCGGCGACGAGGACCATCATCTCCGCAGGTACATCGCGCTTGAGGCACGTGTATGA